A window of the Vibrio fluvialis genome harbors these coding sequences:
- a CDS encoding ABC transporter substrate-binding protein, which translates to MGSQQRGFTRLAVVGAVLMLAVLASALFIWRGNEAQPVIGAKPIRIAVSQTPLSSPFFIASKLKFFQQQGLDVTLVPCSGGVACADSLFNGSVDFATASESVVMFKSFERHDFVLLASFVSSDNDLKLLTLDNRNIKSIEDLGGKRVGVVKASSSEFYLDSVLLAHNLKNLNLEKVYLSPDQLNQALYGFSVDAISVWEPWGYRTEMTSASKVKNLGIHGIYNLSFNLMAMKERIDSNEGESIRVLEALKQAIAWMNANPEQARHWVATSLNIREHQLEWSWQDYVFRLSLGNALLSNIQLQARWALENKLVKGELPDYRRYFASEPLEQVLQTEVSFK; encoded by the coding sequence ATGGGAAGCCAACAGAGAGGCTTTACTCGATTGGCAGTGGTGGGCGCAGTATTGATGCTCGCTGTTTTGGCGTCTGCGCTTTTTATCTGGCGCGGAAACGAAGCCCAGCCTGTCATCGGAGCCAAACCGATTCGCATTGCCGTATCACAAACTCCGCTTTCGTCTCCGTTCTTTATTGCATCAAAACTTAAATTCTTCCAGCAACAGGGACTCGATGTGACACTGGTGCCTTGCAGCGGTGGTGTCGCGTGCGCTGATTCATTATTTAATGGTTCAGTGGACTTCGCTACCGCGTCTGAATCTGTTGTGATGTTCAAGAGCTTTGAACGGCATGATTTCGTTCTGTTGGCCAGTTTTGTCAGTTCAGACAACGATCTGAAATTACTGACTTTGGATAATCGCAATATCAAAAGCATTGAAGACTTGGGTGGCAAGCGGGTCGGTGTGGTCAAAGCGAGTTCAAGCGAGTTCTATCTCGATTCCGTTTTGCTGGCGCATAACCTGAAAAATCTGAATCTGGAGAAAGTGTACCTTAGTCCTGATCAGCTTAATCAAGCCCTGTATGGCTTTAGTGTCGATGCTATCTCTGTTTGGGAACCTTGGGGATACCGCACAGAGATGACCTCTGCGTCAAAAGTCAAAAATCTCGGCATTCATGGCATCTACAATTTGTCGTTTAACCTGATGGCAATGAAAGAGCGTATTGATTCGAATGAAGGGGAGTCTATAAGAGTTCTGGAAGCGCTCAAGCAAGCCATTGCGTGGATGAATGCGAATCCGGAACAAGCCCGCCATTGGGTCGCCACTTCTCTGAATATTCGTGAACACCAGTTGGAATGGTCGTGGCAGGATTATGTGTTCAGGCTGTCTCTGGGTAATGCGTTGCTGTCCAATATTCAGCTTCAGGCACGTTGGGCGCTCGAAAATAAACTAGTAAAAGGTGAATTGCCTGACTATCGGCGCTACTTTGCCTCAGAGCCTCTGGAGCAGGTATTGCAAACGGAGGTCTCATTCAAGTGA
- a CDS encoding diguanylate cyclase domain-containing protein, whose translation MIHSVSRKLTLLFVATSMLVILIAYSLWNLSQEQKSTQRELTQIMQIQRSVDMLRSQLWIFLQYDDANSLEQVYIAQQNLSAKLSSKPEFKPIIQNLARMNGSLAALLRQERMLGLNDHRKVSSDFVGANELLHSRYNMLVQNMTEELLYLQKMVLEKSAESQRLSLMTSALHLLFFSIIVAAIAFMILKRVRSGFATMKQGIAELAQGDLNSRLSLHQQDSEFVALAQFFNQMKESLQSSIVTREQLQQEVSRQTAKLEQQKEQLRFLSEKDPLTGMLNRRAFKEHLHDAIVHANRTEVKLAVLFIDLDKFKEINDTKGHDAGDEVLMNFAARLEQNIRESDFCGRLGGDEFVVCLNLIKDFEGIGAKADRLIERLSQPISISGEPIAVGVSIGISLYPDQSQDMATLLSLADEAMYKAKLEGGNRFFCPLLPASCNNDSSLLG comes from the coding sequence GTGATTCACTCTGTTTCTCGTAAGCTCACATTACTGTTTGTCGCCACTTCAATGTTGGTGATTTTGATTGCCTATTCGTTGTGGAACTTGTCTCAGGAGCAGAAAAGTACCCAACGTGAATTAACGCAGATCATGCAGATTCAGCGTAGTGTAGACATGTTGCGCAGCCAGCTTTGGATTTTCCTCCAGTATGATGACGCAAATAGTCTAGAGCAGGTTTATATCGCGCAGCAAAACTTGTCGGCCAAACTGTCCAGTAAACCAGAATTTAAACCCATTATTCAGAACCTTGCCAGAATGAACGGTAGCCTGGCCGCGTTGCTGCGGCAAGAACGTATGCTGGGGTTGAACGATCACCGCAAGGTGTCCAGCGACTTTGTCGGAGCCAACGAGTTGCTGCACTCACGCTACAACATGTTGGTGCAAAATATGACGGAAGAGCTGCTGTACCTGCAGAAAATGGTGTTGGAAAAAAGTGCTGAGAGTCAGCGTTTGTCCCTGATGACCAGCGCTCTGCATCTGCTGTTTTTCTCGATTATTGTGGCGGCTATTGCGTTTATGATCCTGAAACGGGTGCGCTCAGGGTTCGCAACCATGAAACAAGGAATTGCCGAGTTGGCGCAAGGCGACCTCAATAGCCGCTTGTCCCTCCATCAGCAAGATTCTGAGTTCGTCGCATTGGCTCAATTTTTCAATCAGATGAAAGAGTCATTGCAAAGTTCCATCGTGACGAGAGAACAGCTGCAACAGGAAGTCTCACGACAAACAGCGAAGCTTGAGCAGCAAAAAGAACAATTGCGCTTCTTGTCAGAGAAAGATCCATTAACGGGAATGTTGAATCGACGTGCTTTTAAAGAACATCTGCATGATGCGATTGTTCACGCCAACCGTACAGAGGTGAAACTGGCGGTACTGTTTATCGACTTGGATAAATTCAAAGAGATCAACGATACCAAAGGCCACGATGCCGGGGATGAAGTGTTAATGAACTTTGCTGCTCGGTTGGAGCAGAATATTCGTGAATCCGATTTTTGTGGTCGCCTTGGCGGTGATGAATTCGTCGTCTGTCTTAATCTGATTAAGGATTTTGAAGGTATCGGCGCAAAAGCCGATCGGCTCATCGAGCGATTGAGTCAGCCAATATCCATTAGTGGAGAACCGATAGCGGTTGGCGTGAGTATCGGTATCAGCCTCTATCCTGACCAGAGCCAGGATATGGCGACGTTATTGAGCTTGGCTGACGAAGCGATGTACAAGGCCAAGCTCGAGGGGGGCAATCGTTTTTTTTGTCCACTTCTTCCGGCGAGCTGCAATAACGACAGCTCGCTGCTGGGCTAG
- a CDS encoding GNAT family N-acetyltransferase — translation MKTQEVMALYNQYERKEYEIPGWEKFATTQVVKVVSPDMDGSFIAYFELSEEQANIAIDKEVAFFTRLGKSFEWKTYDSDQPENIGVMLLQKGFVAEEPESFMALDLAGCELPEPQMLCEEVTDEEGIRDAMRVKQELRGEACQAQLLHLIETKRQDPASIRIYVVYQDGKPVSSAWITFNADSPFAGIWGGSTLPEYRGRGCYQALLKQRIRDAKLAGKQYLIIDASAMSRPIVEKYGFELIATTTPYLFQV, via the coding sequence GTGAAAACACAGGAAGTGATGGCGCTATACAACCAATATGAGCGCAAAGAGTATGAAATCCCGGGGTGGGAGAAGTTTGCCACGACTCAGGTAGTGAAAGTGGTGTCGCCGGATATGGATGGCAGTTTTATTGCGTACTTTGAGCTGAGTGAAGAGCAGGCAAACATAGCTATTGATAAAGAAGTGGCATTTTTCACCCGGCTTGGCAAAAGCTTCGAGTGGAAAACTTACGATAGCGATCAGCCTGAGAATATCGGAGTGATGCTACTGCAGAAAGGGTTTGTTGCTGAAGAACCAGAGTCTTTCATGGCGCTCGATCTGGCAGGTTGTGAATTGCCGGAGCCCCAAATGTTGTGCGAGGAAGTAACCGATGAAGAGGGCATTCGTGATGCGATGCGGGTCAAACAGGAACTGCGCGGAGAAGCGTGCCAGGCTCAGTTGCTGCACCTGATTGAAACCAAACGACAAGATCCGGCTTCCATCAGAATTTATGTTGTGTATCAGGATGGTAAACCGGTCTCTTCTGCGTGGATCACGTTTAATGCTGACAGCCCGTTTGCCGGAATTTGGGGTGGAAGCACGTTGCCGGAGTATCGGGGGCGCGGCTGTTATCAGGCACTGCTCAAACAACGGATTCGGGACGCCAAGCTGGCTGGGAAACAATACTTGATTATTGATGCTTCAGCGATGAGCCGACCGATTGTCGAAAAATATGGATTTGAGCTGATCGCAACAACAACGCCTTATCTATTTCAAGTCTAA
- the grxB gene encoding glutaredoxin 2, giving the protein MKLFVFQHCPYCIKAMMVAAYKKIDVEWVYLQNHDVDARIAKVGANMVPILQKPDGSYMAESLDIAAYFDALDGQPGLTVAEFGDEISDWQRQIAPFNGPLVHPRWMMIDLPEFQLPEAKAWYTKNKSAMIGMSFEQAYANTTDFLEPMNVLLSKLNWLRLPSERSNQLSYDDVNLYPTLRNLTVVKGIQFPERVRQYLDEITALTTIPLYDEVAV; this is encoded by the coding sequence ATGAAACTGTTTGTTTTTCAACATTGCCCGTACTGCATTAAGGCGATGATGGTTGCCGCATATAAAAAGATCGATGTGGAATGGGTCTACCTGCAAAATCACGATGTCGACGCACGTATTGCAAAGGTGGGAGCCAATATGGTCCCGATTTTACAAAAGCCGGATGGCAGTTACATGGCTGAGAGTCTTGATATCGCTGCATACTTCGATGCGTTGGACGGACAACCAGGCTTAACCGTTGCCGAGTTTGGCGATGAGATCTCGGACTGGCAGCGTCAAATCGCCCCTTTTAACGGACCGTTAGTGCATCCCCGTTGGATGATGATCGACTTACCTGAGTTTCAATTGCCAGAGGCGAAAGCGTGGTACACCAAGAATAAATCGGCCATGATTGGAATGAGTTTTGAACAAGCTTACGCCAATACGACTGATTTTCTCGAACCGATGAATGTTTTGCTGAGCAAGCTAAATTGGTTGCGATTGCCTTCAGAGCGAAGCAACCAGCTCAGCTACGATGACGTGAATCTGTACCCGACGCTACGCAACCTGACGGTGGTGAAAGGTATTCAGTTTCCTGAACGAGTAAGGCAGTATCTGGATGAAATCACTGCGTTAACGACTATTCCACTGTATGACGAAGTCGCGGTATAG
- a CDS encoding alpha/beta hydrolase, with protein sequence MPTSQHSSPFEPTLEAGIAALVDEFVAQKAEDLPLPSIAQRREGYEASVALAGESPQSVTFEERAIGHIRLRIYRRDQRSNQPMAVYFHGGCFVSGSFTTHHQQLATLAQLSNAMVVAVSYRLAPEFLYPTAHNDAFDATQWIYENAHVLGGDASNITLIGDSAGGHLALATCLRLKQQAEWLPKQQILIYPMLDPFGCSESYQIFGDDYVITRQMLLSGFELYSSGKLHLPELNLLQRGDLAGLPVTHILTAECDPLRDEGEKLYALLTKQGVEAHCQRYLGVIHGFFQLAGVSQAARQSLRHVALLIKSTE encoded by the coding sequence ATGCCAACCTCACAACACAGCTCACCGTTTGAACCCACACTTGAAGCCGGCATAGCGGCTTTGGTGGATGAATTTGTTGCTCAGAAAGCGGAAGACTTGCCACTACCTTCGATTGCTCAGCGTCGCGAAGGCTATGAAGCAAGTGTGGCCCTTGCCGGAGAATCTCCTCAATCGGTCACGTTTGAGGAGCGGGCAATCGGTCATATTCGCTTGCGTATTTATCGTCGTGATCAGCGTTCAAACCAACCGATGGCGGTGTATTTTCATGGTGGATGTTTTGTGAGCGGAAGCTTTACAACGCATCATCAACAATTGGCCACGTTAGCCCAACTGAGCAATGCCATGGTGGTGGCGGTCAGTTATCGATTGGCACCGGAATTCCTCTATCCGACAGCTCACAATGATGCGTTCGATGCCACTCAGTGGATTTATGAAAACGCTCACGTATTGGGTGGTGACGCGTCGAACATTACCCTTATCGGTGACAGCGCAGGTGGCCATTTGGCTCTGGCGACCTGCTTGAGACTCAAACAGCAAGCAGAATGGCTTCCGAAACAGCAGATACTGATTTATCCAATGCTGGACCCGTTTGGCTGCTCTGAGAGCTATCAAATCTTTGGTGACGACTATGTAATCACGCGGCAAATGCTGCTCTCTGGTTTTGAACTCTACTCATCAGGAAAATTGCATCTACCCGAACTCAATCTGTTGCAAAGAGGTGATTTAGCAGGCCTACCTGTGACTCATATCCTGACTGCTGAGTGCGATCCTTTGCGCGACGAGGGGGAAAAGCTCTATGCTTTGCTGACCAAGCAGGGCGTTGAAGCGCATTGCCAGCGCTATCTGGGCGTCATCCACGGATTTTTCCAGCTAGCGGGTGTCAGCCAGGCAGCGAGACAATCTTTGCGCCACGTCGCGCTGCTTATCAAATCAACGGAATAA
- a CDS encoding sensor domain-containing diguanylate cyclase — translation MKGTITLLFASTGELLSHSAQTFQHVTHLNQLLLTSTDGEGELSFADIQHHFPSSDALHITTVVSGTLYSGQISSIQDKTGQLQYLVQIEDASHPSILHIQRMKQILDCAQIATWEWNVQTGETKFNERWAGIVGYNLQELAPTDINTWLNLAHPDDLALSEVALNAHFNGEKPYYECEARMRHKDGHWVWVRDYGRIVSWDQSGNPEWMLGTHIDISAYKHIQAQNELLSKDLNMIMDLCPTVIYKISTDKDQRVQFITRGVEALLMYKDGDVINQVNWWRRHIHPQDLSEYDERVAKWRAQGENAILDCEYRFRRADGQYIWLADRARTVTSEDGRSQYYVGSIIDISELVSLNNHLQSLAKVSPAVLYQFEYLDDGSCRFPYASQKLKDIFGVSPEDAARDAAPVFDAIYPEDVSKVRQSIEQAAQTLEEWKCEFRVKAGGKLRWLYGHSIPSLSNEGKMIWSGQLIDISEKKELELRLQKESTTDPLTGAYNRRYFLQELHEELLRSSRDKQELSILAIDFDFFKQINDRFGHDAGDYVLQQISQSLQSHLREYDTLARMGGEEFTVLLPHTDYQTAFAIADKLRRLVEVHKMHYQQQDIMLTVTIGVASTQKGRCNPFALLKQADRALYQGKENGRNCVC, via the coding sequence GTGAAAGGAACGATCACTTTGTTGTTTGCATCGACGGGAGAGCTGTTATCTCATTCGGCGCAAACATTTCAGCACGTTACCCACTTAAATCAGCTGCTCCTGACCTCAACTGATGGAGAGGGGGAGCTGTCTTTCGCCGACATTCAGCACCATTTCCCATCCTCCGATGCTTTGCACATTACTACTGTGGTTAGCGGCACGCTCTACTCCGGGCAAATCTCCAGTATTCAGGATAAAACGGGTCAGCTTCAGTATCTTGTGCAGATTGAAGATGCGTCGCATCCGTCGATTCTGCATATCCAGCGTATGAAACAGATTCTCGATTGCGCTCAAATTGCGACTTGGGAATGGAATGTTCAAACCGGTGAAACCAAATTCAATGAGCGCTGGGCAGGTATTGTTGGTTACAACTTACAGGAGTTGGCGCCAACCGACATTAATACCTGGTTAAATTTGGCTCATCCCGACGATCTGGCGCTGTCTGAAGTGGCTCTTAACGCCCATTTTAATGGTGAGAAGCCGTACTACGAGTGCGAAGCTCGTATGCGACATAAAGATGGCCACTGGGTCTGGGTGCGCGATTACGGTCGCATTGTGTCCTGGGATCAAAGCGGCAATCCTGAATGGATGCTGGGCACGCACATCGACATTTCCGCTTATAAACATATTCAGGCACAGAACGAGTTACTCAGTAAAGATCTCAATATGATCATGGATTTATGCCCGACGGTGATCTACAAGATTTCGACTGACAAAGACCAACGTGTTCAGTTTATTACCCGCGGCGTTGAAGCGTTGCTGATGTACAAAGATGGGGACGTGATCAACCAGGTCAATTGGTGGCGTCGGCATATTCATCCTCAGGATTTGAGTGAATACGATGAGCGGGTGGCCAAATGGCGCGCGCAGGGTGAAAACGCCATTCTGGATTGCGAATACCGTTTTCGCCGCGCAGACGGTCAATATATCTGGCTGGCAGACCGGGCCAGAACGGTCACCTCTGAAGACGGGCGAAGTCAGTACTATGTCGGCTCGATTATCGACATCAGCGAACTGGTCTCGCTCAATAATCATCTTCAGTCATTAGCCAAAGTTTCACCGGCTGTTCTTTATCAGTTCGAGTATCTCGACGATGGTTCGTGCCGTTTCCCTTACGCCAGTCAGAAACTGAAGGATATTTTCGGCGTGTCACCGGAAGATGCGGCTCGGGATGCAGCGCCCGTGTTTGATGCCATTTATCCTGAAGACGTCAGCAAAGTGCGTCAGAGCATTGAACAAGCGGCTCAGACACTCGAAGAGTGGAAGTGTGAGTTTCGGGTCAAAGCTGGGGGGAAATTACGCTGGTTGTATGGTCACTCTATTCCGTCGCTGTCTAATGAAGGAAAGATGATTTGGTCAGGGCAATTGATCGATATCTCTGAGAAGAAAGAGCTGGAGCTGCGGTTGCAAAAAGAATCGACAACCGACCCACTGACGGGAGCCTACAACCGCCGCTATTTCTTACAGGAGTTGCATGAAGAACTGCTGCGCAGCAGCAGAGACAAGCAGGAGCTTTCAATTCTTGCTATCGATTTCGACTTCTTTAAGCAGATCAATGATCGCTTCGGCCATGATGCCGGTGACTACGTGCTGCAACAAATCAGCCAGAGCTTGCAGTCTCACTTGCGGGAATACGACACGCTCGCCCGCATGGGCGGAGAGGAGTTTACGGTGCTGTTGCCTCACACTGACTACCAGACGGCGTTTGCGATCGCGGATAAATTGCGTCGCCTGGTGGAAGTCCACAAAATGCACTATCAGCAACAAGATATCATGTTGACTGTCACAATTGGCGTTGCCTCCACTCAGAAGGGAAGGTGTAATCCGTTTGCACTGCTTAAACAGGCTGACCGCGCTCTCTATCAAGGCAAAGAAAACGGCAGAAACTGCGTTTGCTGA
- a CDS encoding HAD family hydrolase: MAIKNVVFDIGNVIVKWAPAEISALTFGETEQAKQRAKLLFQSEIWRDLNKGHYTEQQAQLQFHTTLGIEPAELETLFHYIKATQQLIDGTQTLMDDLLNAGYTLYALTDNVNEIVAHLKATYDFWPKFSGAVVSSECGLLKPDPRIYQHLAHSQNILPHESVFMDDMPANVQGAINQGFHSFQFVTAQEARNTLVSLGLNF; this comes from the coding sequence ATGGCGATAAAAAATGTGGTGTTTGATATTGGTAATGTGATCGTTAAGTGGGCACCTGCGGAAATTTCCGCGCTCACTTTTGGGGAAACCGAGCAGGCAAAACAGCGCGCGAAGCTGCTGTTCCAAAGTGAGATTTGGCGTGATCTCAATAAAGGACACTACACAGAACAACAGGCACAGTTGCAGTTTCATACTACGCTGGGTATTGAACCCGCAGAACTGGAGACACTGTTTCACTACATCAAAGCCACTCAGCAACTGATCGACGGTACGCAAACGTTGATGGATGACTTGCTGAACGCGGGTTACACCCTTTATGCATTGACGGACAACGTCAATGAAATCGTCGCCCATCTGAAAGCAACCTATGATTTCTGGCCAAAGTTTTCTGGTGCCGTCGTGTCAAGTGAGTGTGGGTTACTCAAACCGGATCCGCGCATTTATCAACATCTGGCTCACAGCCAAAACATCTTGCCACATGAATCGGTATTTATGGATGACATGCCAGCCAATGTTCAGGGTGCGATCAATCAGGGGTTTCATTCGTTCCAGTTTGTGACGGCTCAGGAAGCACGTAATACCTTGGTTTCATTGGGTTTGAACTTCTGA
- a CDS encoding esterase-like activity of phytase family protein produces MSKGKYLPAALLLSVLVGSAQAAQTSSIGSIDKQQGASLPYQVLRSDLKGTSGHAIEIRNGGYGSDMCAHPSNPNQFYAITDRGPNADYPHGSLGKGKMFPVPDYTPRIGLFEVTSKGTVKQLKTILLKRPDGTPITGLPNTSALGGTGETPYDASGDPIVVNSQQPFEQSKNPLKLDDYGLDPEGLVALRNGTFWVSDEYGPHLVHFDQNGVEIGRINAFTQDSRDTWHLPQEFAHRRANRGMEGLAITPDETTLVGIMQSTMMNPNKSTKDGDVVRIVTVDLNDGNVHQYLYRQEKKQNSNSGISALSANEFVVIERDGAFLRDKPKAMKHLYRIDLRGATDLETLPSAGDVQQDEKLGLMLGGKTIEQVVVEQGWDALDAYGIKPVQKTLLVDVAKQLHYPHDKLEGLWVVSPTQIAVINDDDFATWSSDGKLEQKYLDADRRRVDGNTLYVIDNLDLRAKP; encoded by the coding sequence ATGAGTAAGGGAAAATACCTGCCCGCTGCATTACTGTTAAGCGTGTTGGTCGGTTCAGCGCAGGCTGCGCAAACAAGTTCGATAGGTAGCATTGATAAGCAGCAAGGGGCCAGCCTGCCTTATCAAGTGCTGCGTTCGGATCTGAAGGGCACCTCAGGTCACGCTATCGAGATTCGTAATGGCGGATACGGGTCGGATATGTGTGCACATCCGAGCAATCCGAATCAGTTTTATGCCATCACTGACCGTGGTCCGAATGCCGACTATCCTCATGGCAGTCTCGGTAAAGGCAAAATGTTCCCTGTGCCTGATTACACTCCGCGTATCGGCTTGTTTGAAGTGACCTCAAAGGGCACAGTGAAACAGTTGAAAACGATTCTGCTTAAACGTCCGGATGGCACTCCCATTACTGGTCTGCCTAACACCTCGGCGCTAGGCGGTACTGGTGAAACACCTTACGATGCCAGCGGCGATCCGATTGTGGTCAACAGCCAGCAGCCGTTTGAACAATCCAAGAACCCACTTAAACTCGACGATTATGGTCTGGACCCTGAAGGGTTGGTGGCGCTGCGCAATGGTACGTTTTGGGTCAGTGATGAATATGGCCCACACCTAGTGCATTTTGATCAGAATGGTGTCGAAATTGGCCGTATCAATGCCTTTACGCAAGACAGTCGTGATACCTGGCACTTGCCACAAGAATTTGCTCATCGCCGCGCGAACCGCGGTATGGAAGGCTTAGCGATTACGCCAGACGAAACCACGCTGGTGGGGATAATGCAGTCAACCATGATGAACCCGAACAAATCGACTAAAGATGGCGACGTGGTTCGCATCGTGACGGTGGATCTGAACGATGGCAACGTGCATCAGTATCTCTATCGTCAGGAGAAAAAGCAGAACTCAAACTCCGGGATCTCCGCTTTGTCTGCAAATGAGTTTGTGGTGATTGAACGTGACGGCGCATTTTTACGCGACAAACCGAAAGCGATGAAACACCTTTACCGTATTGATTTGCGTGGGGCGACGGACCTGGAAACGCTGCCATCGGCTGGCGATGTGCAGCAGGACGAAAAGCTAGGCCTGATGCTTGGCGGAAAGACCATTGAGCAAGTGGTGGTGGAACAGGGCTGGGATGCGCTTGACGCTTACGGTATTAAGCCCGTGCAGAAAACTCTGCTGGTGGATGTGGCCAAGCAGCTTCACTATCCTCATGACAAACTGGAAGGCTTGTGGGTGGTGAGTCCAACGCAAATCGCCGTGATCAATGACGATGATTTTGCAACCTGGTCCAGCGATGGCAAACTTGAGCAAAAATATCTCGATGCGGATCGCCGCCGTGTGGATGGTAATACCCTGTATGTGATCGATAATCTGGATCTGCGAGCGAAGCCATAA